A genomic region of Thermus hydrothermalis contains the following coding sequences:
- the leuS gene encoding leucine--tRNA ligase — MEKYNPHAIEPKWQRFWKEKGFMKAKEVPGKRGKQYVLVMFPYPSGDLHMGHLKNYTMGDVLARFRRVQGYEVLHPMGWDAFGLPAENAALKFGVHPRDWTYQNIRQAKESLELMGILYDWDREVTTCEPDYYRWNQWIFIKMWEKGLAYRAKGLVNWCPKCQTVLANEQVVEGRCWRHEDTLVEKRELEQWYLRITAYADRLLRDLEGLDWPEKVKAMQRAWIGRSEGAEIHFPVEGREERITVFTTRPDTLFGATFMVLAPEHPLALELAAPERREEVLAYVEAAKRKTEIERQAEGREKTGVFLGAYALNPATGERIPIWTADYVLYGYGTGAIMAVPAHDSRDYEFAKKYGLPIRKVIERPGEPLPEPLEGAYEEPGIMVNSGPFDGTESEEGKRKVIAWLEEKGLGRARITYRLRDWLISRQRYWGTPIPMVHCPTCGVVPVPEEELPVLLPDLKDVEDIRPKGKSPLEAHPEFYETSCPKCGGPAKRDTDTMDTFFDSSWYYLRYTDPKNERLPFAREKADFWMPVDQYIGGVEHAVLHLLYSRFFTKFLHDLGMVGVEEPFQGLFTQGMVMAWTDFGPVEVEGERVRLPEPTRIQLEIGENELSLEDVRKMGAELRPHEDGTLHLWKPAVMSKSKGNGVMVGPFVKEEGADIARITILFAAPPENEMVWTEEGVQGAWRFLNRVWRRVVEDQEALLHTTGKFQKEDLEGEDKALYGKLHETLKKVTQDLEALRFNTAIAALMEFLNALYEYRRKRPVTPVYRTAIRYYLQMLFPFAPHIAEELWHRFWPDSLFEAGWPELDESALEKDVVEVAVQVNGRVRGTIRIPKDAPLEMALAEAKKVPNVQAHLEGKQVVKEIYVPGRILNLVVR; from the coding sequence ATGGAGAAGTACAACCCCCACGCCATAGAGCCCAAGTGGCAACGCTTCTGGAAAGAGAAGGGCTTCATGAAGGCCAAGGAGGTGCCGGGGAAGCGGGGCAAGCAGTACGTCCTCGTCATGTTCCCCTACCCCTCCGGGGACCTGCACATGGGCCACCTGAAGAACTACACCATGGGGGACGTCCTCGCCCGCTTCCGCCGGGTGCAGGGCTACGAGGTCCTCCACCCCATGGGCTGGGACGCCTTCGGCCTGCCGGCGGAGAACGCCGCCTTGAAGTTCGGCGTCCACCCCCGGGACTGGACCTACCAGAACATCCGCCAGGCCAAGGAAAGCCTGGAGCTCATGGGCATCCTCTACGACTGGGACCGGGAGGTGACCACCTGCGAGCCCGACTACTACCGCTGGAACCAGTGGATCTTCATCAAGATGTGGGAGAAGGGCCTGGCCTACCGGGCCAAGGGCCTCGTGAACTGGTGCCCCAAGTGCCAGACGGTTCTCGCCAACGAGCAGGTGGTGGAGGGGCGTTGCTGGCGGCACGAGGACACCTTGGTGGAGAAGCGGGAGCTGGAGCAGTGGTACCTGCGCATCACCGCCTACGCCGACCGGCTCCTTCGGGACCTCGAGGGCCTGGACTGGCCCGAGAAGGTGAAGGCCATGCAACGGGCCTGGATCGGCCGCTCGGAAGGGGCGGAGATCCACTTCCCCGTGGAGGGCCGGGAGGAGAGGATCACCGTCTTCACCACCCGCCCCGACACTCTTTTCGGGGCCACCTTCATGGTCCTGGCCCCCGAGCACCCCTTGGCCCTGGAGCTCGCCGCCCCCGAGCGCCGGGAGGAGGTCTTGGCCTACGTGGAGGCGGCCAAGCGCAAGACGGAGATTGAGCGCCAGGCGGAAGGGCGGGAGAAGACGGGGGTTTTCCTGGGGGCCTATGCCCTAAACCCCGCCACTGGGGAGCGGATCCCCATCTGGACCGCCGACTACGTGCTCTACGGCTACGGCACCGGGGCCATCATGGCCGTGCCCGCCCACGACAGCCGGGACTACGAGTTCGCCAAAAAGTACGGCCTCCCCATCAGGAAGGTGATTGAACGCCCCGGCGAGCCCCTTCCCGAGCCCCTGGAGGGGGCCTACGAGGAGCCGGGCATCATGGTGAACTCCGGCCCCTTTGACGGCACGGAAAGCGAGGAGGGCAAGCGGAAGGTCATCGCCTGGCTGGAGGAAAAGGGCCTGGGTAGGGCCCGCATCACCTACCGCCTGCGGGACTGGCTCATCAGCCGCCAGCGCTACTGGGGCACCCCCATCCCCATGGTCCACTGCCCCACCTGCGGCGTGGTGCCGGTGCCCGAGGAGGAGCTTCCCGTCCTCCTCCCCGACCTCAAGGACGTGGAGGACATCCGCCCCAAGGGGAAAAGCCCCTTGGAGGCCCACCCCGAGTTCTACGAGACCTCCTGCCCCAAGTGCGGCGGCCCCGCCAAGCGGGACACCGACACCATGGACACCTTCTTTGACAGCTCCTGGTACTACCTCCGCTACACCGACCCCAAGAACGAGCGCCTCCCCTTCGCCCGGGAGAAGGCGGATTTCTGGATGCCGGTGGACCAGTACATCGGCGGGGTGGAGCACGCCGTTTTGCACCTTCTCTACAGCCGCTTCTTCACCAAGTTCCTCCATGACCTGGGCATGGTGGGGGTGGAGGAGCCCTTCCAGGGCCTCTTCACCCAGGGCATGGTCATGGCCTGGACAGACTTCGGGCCCGTGGAGGTGGAGGGGGAGCGGGTGCGCCTCCCCGAGCCCACCCGCATCCAGCTGGAGATTGGGGAAAACGAGCTTTCCCTGGAGGACGTGAGGAAGATGGGGGCCGAGCTCAGGCCCCACGAGGACGGCACCCTCCACCTCTGGAAGCCCGCGGTGATGAGCAAGTCCAAGGGCAACGGGGTCATGGTGGGGCCCTTCGTGAAGGAGGAGGGGGCGGACATCGCCCGCATCACCATCCTCTTCGCCGCCCCGCCCGAGAACGAGATGGTCTGGACCGAGGAGGGGGTGCAGGGGGCCTGGCGCTTCCTGAACCGGGTGTGGCGGCGGGTGGTGGAGGACCAGGAGGCCCTTCTCCATACCACGGGGAAGTTCCAGAAGGAGGACCTGGAGGGGGAGGACAAGGCGCTTTACGGGAAGCTCCACGAAACCCTGAAGAAGGTGACGCAGGACCTCGAGGCCCTTCGCTTCAACACCGCTATCGCCGCCCTCATGGAGTTCCTCAACGCCCTTTACGAGTACCGCCGCAAGCGGCCCGTGACCCCGGTCTACCGCACCGCCATCCGCTACTACCTGCAGATGCTCTTCCCCTTCGCCCCCCACATCGCCGAGGAGCTTTGGCACCGCTTCTGGCCCGATAGCCTCTTTGAGGCGGGCTGGCCCGAGCTGGACGAAAGCGCCTTGGAGAAGGACGTGGTGGAGGTGGCGGTGCAGGTGAACGGCAGGGTGCGGGGCACCATCCGGATCCCCAAGGACGCCCCCCTGGAGATGGCCCTGGCGGAGGCCAAGAAGGTCCCCAACGTCCAGGCCCACCTGGAGGGCAAGCAGGTGGTGAAGGAGATCTACGTGCCGGGGAGGATCCTCAACCTGGTAGTGCGCTGA
- a CDS encoding YhjD/YihY/BrkB family envelope integrity protein gives MLRRVFDLYTEAHVPFFAAALAYYALLSLMPLLFLLVGVFGLLLAGNPLWQKELQEALGGLTLALFPARPELAEDLLRFLSQSAFPLTLGSGLLFLWSGSNFFAALSYALGLVFGRPPGVRHRLLGLFMPFLLGLALILLSLLGLALGFILRYLPPAWRGLLGPLEVLLPLFSAFFLFLLTYAFFRGVRGLRDLLPLSAGAGMAALLFEGVRLGLPKLLPRSQYELLYGPLAGFVLALLGLYLVLLSLLLGALVARALED, from the coding sequence TTGCTGCGAAGGGTTTTTGACCTTTACACCGAGGCCCACGTTCCCTTCTTCGCCGCCGCCCTCGCCTACTACGCCCTTCTCTCCCTCATGCCCCTTCTTTTCCTCTTGGTGGGGGTTTTCGGCCTCCTGCTGGCGGGAAACCCCCTTTGGCAAAAGGAGCTCCAGGAGGCCTTAGGGGGGCTCACCCTGGCCCTTTTCCCCGCCCGGCCCGAACTCGCAGAGGACCTCCTCCGCTTCCTTTCGCAAAGCGCCTTTCCCCTCACCCTGGGAAGCGGCCTCCTCTTCCTCTGGTCCGGGAGCAACTTCTTCGCCGCCCTTAGCTACGCCTTGGGCCTCGTCTTCGGCCGCCCCCCCGGGGTGCGCCACCGGCTTTTAGGGCTTTTCATGCCTTTTCTCCTGGGCCTCGCCCTCATCCTCCTCTCCCTCCTGGGTCTGGCCCTGGGCTTTATCCTCCGCTACCTGCCCCCGGCTTGGCGGGGCCTTCTTGGGCCTTTGGAGGTCCTTCTGCCCCTCTTTTCCGCCTTCTTCCTCTTCCTCCTCACCTACGCCTTTTTCCGCGGGGTTCGGGGGCTACGGGACCTCCTCCCCTTAAGCGCCGGGGCCGGGATGGCGGCCCTCCTCTTTGAGGGGGTGCGGCTTGGGCTTCCCAAGCTCCTTCCCCGCTCCCAGTACGAGCTCCTCTACGGGCCCCTGGCGGGGTTCGTCCTGGCCCTCCTCGGGCTTTACCTGGTCCTCCTCTCCCTCCTCCTGGGGGCCTTGGTGGCCCGGGCCCTCGAGGACTAG
- a CDS encoding glutamate-5-semialdehyde dehydrogenase: MTALGLRDLAERAKAKLPLIAKGRRDEALLRMAALLSERWPEVLTANRMDLEEAERAGLPKAKLDRLALKEKDLKTLTEGLRQIAALPDPLGRIEGLSKRPSGLRVGRMRVPLGLIGFIYEARPGATVEAVAVALKAGNAMLLRGGKEAFRSNQALVGLWHEALREAGLPEEAVLLVPTTDREAILEMCRLELLDLLIPRGGEELIRLVQKEARVPVLAHAKGVNHLYVDEKADLSMALRLALNGKTQRPAVCNALEAVLVHEKVAEAFLPLLEGAMREKGVELRACPRALPLLKEAVPAGEEEWDREYLDLVLRVKVVSGLEEALAHIARHGSRHTEAICTEDPKAAWRFLEEVDASLVLWNASTRFNDGFELGLGAEIGISTSKLHAYGPMGPLELTALKWVALGEGQERK, from the coding sequence ATGACGGCGCTGGGTCTAAGGGATTTGGCGGAGCGGGCCAAGGCCAAGCTTCCCCTCATCGCCAAGGGGAGGCGGGACGAGGCCCTTTTGCGCATGGCGGCGCTTCTTTCCGAGCGCTGGCCGGAGGTGCTGACGGCCAACCGGATGGACCTGGAGGAGGCGGAAAGGGCGGGGCTTCCCAAGGCCAAGCTGGACCGGCTCGCCCTAAAGGAGAAGGACCTCAAGACCCTCACCGAGGGCTTGAGGCAGATCGCCGCCCTTCCCGACCCCTTGGGGCGGATTGAGGGCTTGAGCAAGCGGCCGAGTGGCCTCCGGGTGGGCCGGATGCGGGTGCCTTTGGGCCTCATCGGCTTCATCTACGAGGCGCGCCCCGGGGCCACGGTGGAGGCGGTGGCCGTGGCCCTGAAAGCGGGGAACGCCATGCTCCTCAGGGGCGGCAAGGAGGCCTTCCGCTCCAACCAGGCCCTGGTGGGCCTATGGCACGAGGCCCTGAGGGAGGCGGGGCTTCCGGAGGAGGCGGTCCTCCTGGTCCCCACCACGGACCGGGAGGCCATCCTGGAGATGTGCCGCTTGGAGCTTCTGGACCTCCTCATCCCCCGGGGCGGGGAGGAGCTCATCCGCTTGGTGCAGAAGGAGGCCCGGGTGCCCGTCCTGGCCCACGCCAAGGGGGTGAACCACCTCTATGTGGACGAGAAGGCGGACCTTTCCATGGCCCTCCGTCTGGCCCTGAACGGCAAGACCCAGCGCCCGGCGGTGTGCAACGCCCTCGAGGCCGTCTTGGTCCACGAGAAGGTGGCGGAGGCTTTCCTGCCCCTTCTGGAGGGGGCCATGCGGGAAAAGGGGGTGGAGCTTAGGGCCTGTCCCCGGGCCCTTCCCCTTCTAAAGGAGGCGGTGCCCGCAGGGGAGGAGGAATGGGACCGGGAGTACCTGGACCTCGTGCTCCGGGTCAAGGTGGTTTCGGGCCTGGAGGAGGCCTTGGCCCACATCGCCCGCCACGGCTCCCGGCACACGGAGGCCATCTGCACGGAGGACCCCAAGGCGGCCTGGCGCTTCCTGGAGGAGGTGGACGCCTCCTTGGTTCTCTGGAACGCCTCCACCCGCTTCAACGACGGCTTTGAGCTGGGCCTGGGGGCGGAGATCGGCATCAGCACCTCCAAGCTCCACGCCTACGGCCCCATGGGTCCCCTGGAGCTCACCGCCTTGAAATGGGTGGCCCTGGGGGAGGGGCAGGAGAGGAAGTAG